The genome window CTTCGCTAGAGGACTTGTATATGGGTGGTTCCTTGAAGGTAACAACGGCTTGTAGCATTCATTAAAGCGCGCGTGCTAGCTGATAACATTTTCTTTTTTTTAATGTGCTCTTCAAGTAGCTTGAGATTTTAGTTGAAGTGGTTTGCACTTACGGCCGCTTATAATGATTATGATTTGCTTTGGCTGGTATTTGGTTGGTGCACGATAGATTTGGAGGGAGAAAAATGTTATAAAACCAGCTCCTGGCGTCAGGCGATGCAGATGCAGGAATGTGGTTCGTAAACGAGAAGTCGCTCCTGGAGTTATTCTTAACTTGAGTCACCAGGTATTTTCTAATGTGGTAGCGGTTATATATTAACATAATAGAACAGGTGTCGATATGTTTCTAATCTTGTAATTGTTTCCATGATGAAGAACATTATCTTcagttttttcattttctaggatGGTCATATATGATCCAGTCCAGTCACTGTATCTGGCTTGCTGAACTCTGTCTGCACTAACATGACGATACATTTTTTTTGGTTTACAGGAATGTGATACATGCCCAAATGTGAAGTACGTAAGAGAAGGGGCTTTCATTAATGTTGATATTGAAAAGGGGATGCAAGATGGACAGGTACACAGCAAACTTTTGTAACCACATGCTGAACACCCTGCGATCTGGTTTCCTCTTCTTTGCACTGTCAAcgttcttttttctcttcttttcttGCGACAAACAATTTGAATATCATGGTATGGACACGATTACAAGAATTGCTTGAGCTTGTTTTCTAGGGAATGGTGAATTATGAATGCCGTCACTTTTTGTTGGTTTTTCATATGGATATTTCTAATAGATTATCTCTTGCGCTTTCAGGAAATTTTATTTTACGAGGACGGAGAACCCAAGATTGATGGAGTGCCTGGTGATTTGAAGGTTGCTACCTTTCTATTCAGTACATACTACGTTAAGGAACGATCAGCTTGGCACCAGTTATTTCTGACAAATTCAATTGATGAGCAGATTAAAATTCGGACAGCACGGCATGAACGCTACAGAAGAGACGGCAATGACCTACACACGACAGTGGAAATCTCGCTGGTACTGTTCACTTCAAACTTGTTTCCTCGTTAACAGTGCCAAGGGTGTTTGGTCGAAGAAGGCTCGATTTCTCTTGCAGTGAGCTTCGGTTTCTCTTGCAGGCAGAAGCTCTTGGCGGATTCGAGAAGAAGGTAACGCACCTTGACAACCATGAGGTGGAAATCGGGACCAAGGTAACCAGGCAGTTATCTTGGGTTTTTGTACGCTGCAAGAAATTACCGTCCTTGTGTGAAAATGAAAATGCGCAGTACATAACCATAAAAATTTTACAGGAGATCACGAGACCAGAAGAAGTTCGGAAGTTCCAAGGCGAGGGCATGCCACTGTACCGTAGTAACGAGAAGGGAGACCTGTACGTCGTTTTCGAGGTAGTCTTCCCTGAAGACCTAGCTGATGATCAGAAGACCGAGCTGAATAGCATTTTCACTGGAACACCGTCAATTTCAGCTCTTGGGCTAGTTGCCAAGAGCAAAGGTAGGCAAAGGTCAATGGCAGGAGTAATGTTTCTTTTAGCGTTGTTGCTCAGATTCATAGGTAGTCAAAGGTAGAAAATGGATGCATCAGTATATCTCTCAAGTGCCTGGCTGTTTTACTTTCAACTATCTCCTCCGCCAGCAATGTTCGTGAATCGTCTGGTTCAACGCAAACAAAAAGTAAAATATACTGGCGGAGGAGATAGCGTTCATGAGCAACATGTACAAAGCCTGCATTTTTTTACTTTCAACTATCTCCACCAGCAATTGTTCATGAGTTGCATTTCACCTATCTCGCCCTTGCTATTACGCCTACAAGGCCACCCCATGTAATGCAATTCCCCCTCGCTATTACGCCTACAAGGCCAAGCGTGTAAATGATTTGTGACACCTTGATCAACTTTAGCATCTGCATATTAGCATTGATGAAAAATGGCTTCATCACTACAACATCATCTACGAGTCCGCAATCCAACTCTAAATTGTTCCATATCCTCGCTCAGCAAGGCAAAAATTAAGCAAACAAATGAATACATGCATTGATAACGCAACCACCGATACTCAGTACCAATCCACCACCATATTATAACACATAATTTAAGCAATCAATAATCTTATAATGCATCGCAGGCAAGTCCTTAGTAAAGGTCCTACGGAAAAGCAAAAGAATTCCAGGAGTTTGACTGACATAACAAAATGTTTTCACGCTAAAGATTCAACATGTTCCCCAATGTTAAGCACTGTTTTTTCCTCTTCATACCCCTCCATGATACTGTCATGATATGATGATCATCGTTCACGTGACGAAATACCAACCAGAACAAATAACAAGGCAAAAAAATCGCTGGGCTGAGCAAGCGCCCCGGCAAGGGCCCTACTTGATGTATTGGGAGACCCACTTGAAACCATCGCCGTAGCCCATCTTGCGAACAACACTGCACATGAAAACCTCAAGTGGCCGGACATTGGAGTCGCCAAGGTTGACCTTGCCCTTCCCGGTTGTGAAGTTGCTA of Zea mays cultivar B73 chromosome 8, Zm-B73-REFERENCE-NAM-5.0, whole genome shotgun sequence contains these proteins:
- the LOC100381538 gene encoding DnaJ protein ERDJ3B precursor, coding for MAARRVALLFAILLLHQTVSSLAGKSYYEILQVPKGASEEQIKRAYRKLALKYHPDKNPNNEEAGRRFAEINDAYEVLTDRKKRKADDWHGEEDLAKYMGRAMKVDVEYVFSNGGSPKQEEEQILKGDDVTVELEASLEDLYMGGSLKIWREKNVIKPAPGVRRCRCRNVVRKREVAPGVILNLSHQECDTCPNVKYVREGAFINVDIEKGMQDGQEILFYEDGEPKIDGVPGDLKIKIRTARHERYRRDGNDLHTTVEISLAEALGGFEKKVTHLDNHEVEIGTKEITRPEEVRKFQGEGMPLYRSNEKGDLYVVFEVVFPEDLADDQKTELNSIFTGTPSISALGLVAKSKGRQRSMAGVMFLLALLLRFIGSQR